From the Misgurnus anguillicaudatus chromosome 17, ASM2758022v2, whole genome shotgun sequence genome, one window contains:
- the mpc2b gene encoding mitochondrial pyruvate carrier 2b produces MAMVGLRASYHRILNRIEHMLPAKLRPIYNHPAGPKTVFFWAPMFKWGLVIAGLADLTRPADKLSTSQSAVLTATGLIWSRYSLVIIPKNWNLFAVNFFVGGAGGSQLYRIWQYNREQKAKQKETAAQA; encoded by the exons ATGGCTATGGTGGGACTGAGAGCTTCTTACCACAGAATCCTCAACAGGATTGAGCATATGCTGCCGGCTAAGCTGAGACCTATTTATAACCATCCTGCAG GTCCAAAGACTGTTTTCTTTTGGGCACCAATGTTTAAATGG GGTCTGGTCATAGCTGGTTTAGCAGATCTGACACGTCCAGCCGACAAACTAAGTACCTCCCAGTCTGCCGTACTGACAGCCACAG GTCTCATTTGGTCCAGGTATTCCCTGGTTATTATTCCCAAGAACTGGAATCTCTTTGCTGTAAACTTCTTTGTTGGAGGGGCAGGAGGCTCCCAGCTGTACAGAATATGGCA GTATAACCGGGAACAGAAGGCAAAACAGAAGGAGACTGCTGCACAAGCTTAA
- the nxpe3 gene encoding NXPE family member 3, translating to MKKYLSKYVPFFSLLGLAGLALVLWNITMLESWNCQTVSTYLQLQNSIQSVLKISEMFPVEFNYSYCSHLGQEPTEEEAKEERYLLKSISWSEPPVLGLPLRQSSDPAQSYYIIQDSGELQVGGQLVVNVQINNFLGQPKKHGGDFLVARLHTPELGAGVVGRVLDHRNGNYSLFFPLLWPGAVQVDVTMVHPSEAVMVLKRLREEQSDRVFFKSLFRSRYLSETTLCNLCLPVKKQPLCNYTDPYTGEPWYCYKPKLLDCDTRINHAKGGYKKNLLTSYEKKFFQSAVNIKIPIHAAGMDNVTVLPASKGQNTWKNLEFSGFYYRGSWRPLTGVVMRQFNDSSAITQCLKGKMLYMYGDSTVRQWYEYLVAQVPEFKELNFYSPKNVGPFMAVDSNHSIMLRYRCHGPPIRFTTVSSAELHYISNELDGLRGGSDTVVMISIWSHFSTFPVQVYIRRLRHIRRAVIRLLNREPATLVLIRTANLQKLDPESSLYNSDWFSQQLDSVLRIMFKGLNVQLVDAWEMTLAHHQPHQLHPSPAIISNMIQFILSHICPVRRKRKRDSYWAR from the exons ATGAAGAAATACCTGTCTAAATATGTACCTTTCTTCTCGCTTTTGGGACTGGCAGGACTTGCATTGGTTCTATGGAATATAACTATGCTGGAA AGCTGGAACTGTCAGACAGTTTCTACTTACCTTCAGCTCCAAAACAGCATACAGTCTGTCCTGAAGATCTCTGAAATGTTTCCTGTGGAATTCAACTACTCCTACTGTTCCCACCTTGGCCAGGAGCCCACTGAAGAGGAGGCTAAAGAGGAGAGATATCTTCTCAAATCCATCTCCTGGTCAGAGCCACCGGTTCTCGGACTGCCGTTGCGTCAAAGTAGTGATCCTGCACAAAGCTATTATATAATCCAAGACTCAGGGGAGCTGCAGGTTGGTGGGCAGCTGGTAGTAAATGTACAGATTAACAACTTTTTGGGTCAACCAAAAAAGCATGGAGGGGACTTCCTAGTCGCACGACTTCATACACCAGAACTGGGGGCAGGTGTGGTAGGACGGGTACTCGACCACAGAAATGGAAACTATTCTCTATTTTTTCCACTGCTTTGGCCTGGTGCTGTTCAGGTGGATGTGACCATGGTACATCCCAGCGAAGCTGTCATGGTCCTCAAGCGACTGCGAGAGGAGCAATCAGACCGTGTCTTCTTCAAGAGCCTCTTCCGCTCACGGTATCTCTCTGAGACCACTTTGTGCAATTTGTGTCTGCCGGTCAAAAAGCAGCCACTTTGCAACTACACAGACCCTTATACCGGAGAACCTTGGTACTGTTATAAGCCCAAATTGTTGGACTGTGACACAAGGATCAATCATGCAAAAGGGGGATATAAAAAAAACCTTCTTACATCATATGAGAAAAAATTCTTCCAAAG tgcagtaaatataaaaattccaATACATGCTGCAGGGATGGACAATGTGACTGTTCTTCCTGCTTCTAAAG GACAAAACACATGGAAAAACCTTGAATTTTCTGGGTTTTACTATCGAGGGTCATGGAGGCCTTTGACTGGTGTTGTCATGCGTCAGTTTAATGACTCTTCAGCTATAACTCAGTGTCTTAAAGGGAAGATGTTGTACATGTATGGAGACTCCACTGTACGACAGTGGTATGAGTATCTTGTTGCCCAGGTTCCAG AGTTTAAGGAATTAAACTTTTACAGCCCAAAAAATGTTGGGCCATTCATGGCAGTGGATAGCAACCACAGCATCATGTTGAGGTACCGCTGTCACGGCCCACCAATCCGCTTCACTACCGTTTCCTCAGCTGAACTGCACTACATCTCTAATGAACTGGATGGTTTGCGAGGGGGCTCCGACACAGTGGTTATGATTAGCATCTGGTCACATTTCAGCACTTTCCCGGTGCAGGTCTACATCCGCCGCCTGCGGCACATCCGCCGAGCAGTGATTCGGCTGCTAAATCGTGAACCAGCAACTTTAGTGCTGATTCGCACAGCCAACCTTCAGAAACTTGACCCAGAGTCTAGCTTGTACAACAGCGATTGGTTCTCCCAACAGCTTGATTCGGTACTTCGGATCATGTTTAAAGGTCTGAATGTCCAGCTGGTGGATGCATGGGAGATGACACTTGCCCATCACCAACCTCATCAGCTACATCCCTCACCTGCCATCATATCAAACATGATTCAGTTCATCTTATCACACATCTGCCCGGTtaggagaaagagaaagaggg ATTCCTATTGGGCTAGATAA